One region of Oryza sativa Japonica Group chromosome 10, ASM3414082v1 genomic DNA includes:
- the LOC4349472 gene encoding abscisic acid receptor PYL10-like, which yields MEQQEEVPPPPAGLGLTAEEYAQVRATVEAHHRYAVGPGQCSSLLAQRIHAPPAAVWAVVRRFDCPQVYKHFIRSCVLRPDPHHDDNGNDLRPGRLREVSVISGLPASTSTERLDLLDDAHRVFGFTITGGEHRLRNYRSVTTVSQLDEICTLVLESYIVDVPDGNTEDDTRLFADTVIRLNLQKLKSVSEANANAAAAAAAPPPPPPAAAE from the coding sequence ATGGAGCAGCAGGAGGaagtgccaccgccgccggcggggctGGGGCTGACGGCGGAGGAGTACGCGCAGGTGCGGGCGACGGTGGAGGCGCACCACCGCTACGCCGTGGGGCCGGGCCAATgctcctccctcctcgcgcaGCGCATccacgcgccgcccgccgccgtctggGCCGTCGTCCGCCGCTTCGACTGCCCCCAGGTGTACAAGCACTTCATCCGCAGCTGCGTCCTCCGGCCCGACCCCCACCACGACGACAACGGCAACGACCTCCgccccggccgcctccgcgaggTCAGCGTCATCTCCGGCCTCCCCGCCAGCACCAGCACCGAGCGCCTCGACCTCCTCGACGACGCCCACCGCGTCTTCGGCTTCAccatcaccggcggcgagcaccgCCTCCGCAACTACCGATCCGTCACCACCGTCTCCCAGCTCGACGAGATCTGCACCCTCGTCCTCGAGTCCTACATCGTCGACGTCCCCGACGGCAACACCGAGGACGACACCCGCCTCTTCGCCGACACCGTCATCAGGCTCAACCTCCAGAAGCTCAAGTCCGTCTCCGAGGCCAACGccaacgccgctgccgccgccgccgctcctcctcctcctccaccggcggcggcggaatag